The Raphanus sativus cultivar WK10039 chromosome 6, ASM80110v3, whole genome shotgun sequence sequence tttggagCTTGTTATAACACTCTGTTGAACAGTTTTCAAGGATGGtggaaaagaagagaagaagaaagacttTTCTACAAAGGGAGTGAAATGCTACTTCATACGCACAGACTCCACATCTGCCAATGATATGGGAACTCCTTACATCTTTTCTGGGATGTCAATTTATGAAGCTCGCATGCATTTTATGCACGTCCACACATTGCCATCTTTGGCCAACTACATGGCAAGGTACTTCAGTTTCTTCTCTCTAAGTCTCTACTGTTTTATATTTGGTGTTTAATTTGAGTCACTCTGTGTTTTTTGTTGATGCTTTAGGTTTTCATTGATTCTTTCAAAGACCAAGAAGCTTGAAGTTGACCTGACCGGGATCAACTTCGAGAAAATCGATGATATACACTGCCATGTACTTTGTCGACTCCTTTGTCCTACAAGAATTGTGTCTCTATCTAAGTAGCTTATACTAGTCGTGTTCACTGTGTGCTTTAATCTTTTTCCATCTCTTCCAATTGCAGGATCAAAACAATAATGATGTTCTGGATAAGAATGGGAAACCATGTATTCATTCAGATGGCACTGGCTACATCTCTGAGGACCTTGCTCGGATGTGTCCAGTAAATGTATTTAAAGGGAAATGTCTCAGAAGTGATAGTGTTCAAACCCCTGTTCAAGATCCGGTATGTATACCCCTGTTCATGCTCCACTATATACTTGTCCGTTACTGAACTCACAATTACTTTTCCAAACAGCCTCTTCTGATCCAGTTTAGGATGTTTTACGATGGCTATGCTGTTAAGGGAACTTTTCTCTTAAACAAGAAAGTAAGTCTGCTCTCTCTTTTCCCATTAGCTTAACTAAAGAATCGTATGTGCAGTCCAACAACTCTTGTTTCCACATGACAAAAtccattttgtttgtttaaatgTTTGCAAGCTGAATCCTAATGTTGCTGTTCTTTGGCAGCTTCCTCCTCGGACTGTCCAGGTTCGACCTTCTATGATCAAAGTCTCTAAAGATCCAGCTTTGTCAAATTTTAGCACTTTTGATTCCCTAGAGGTTGTCACTACAAGGTACGTGTTTATTTGATACATAAGTtatctccatctctctctctctatatatgtGTAATCCTAGTGACATGTAGTTGTTTCCATCATCCAGTAATCCACCTAAAAGAACAAAGTTGTCAAGAAACTTGGTTGCGCTGCTTAGCTATGGAGGAATCCCTGATGAATTCTTTCTGGATACATTGCTCAACACCCTGGAAGAGACGAAAACAATCTTCAACAACAAACGAGCTGCTCTTAAAGGTGCTTTAACGTTCCAAAGTCCTACAAACTTGCAATGTGACTCATGATGGATCTTCTAAGAAGTCGACTTATTTTGTGCAGCTGCCCTTCATTATGGAGATATGGATGATCAGAACGCTGCGCAAATGATATTGGTTGGTATCCCACTTGATGAACCACACTTGCAGGATCAGCTGTTTACTTTTTCAAAAACAGAGAGGAAAGATCTCAAAGCAGGAAAGCTTCCTGTGAGTGAATCATACTATCTCATGGGTACAGTTGATCCCACTGGACTGCTCAAGGAAGATGAAGTCTGTGTCATCCTGTATGATTCTCTGTCTCTTGCTCTTTCACTTTTTGAGTCTTTCCATGGAATTGTGAGTTAGATGTCATTTCCTCACTGCTTTCTTTGTTGTGGTTTTGTGTAGTGAGTCTGGCCAAATTTCAGGGGATGTGCTAGTTTACAGGAATCCTGGATTACATTTTGGAGACATACATGTACTAAAGGCGACATATGTTAAGGCCTTGGAGGAGTATGTCGGAAACTCAAAGTATGGTGTGTTCTTCCCTCAGAAAGGTCCAAGATCTTTGGGTGATGAGATTGCAGGTGGTGACTTTGATGGCGATTTGTATTTCATCTCCAGAAATCCAGAGGTAAATaacacttccattagaaagtaAACTTATGCATTGTTGCAACCTGACTCTCTTTGGTTTGCTATCTATTTTAGCTACTTGAACACTTCAGACCAAGTGAACCGTGGGTGAGTTTGACTCCTCCTACTAAAGGTAACTCTGCTAGAAAGCCAAGCCATCTTTCACCACAAGAGCTGGAGGAAGAGCTTTTCGATATGTTCTTGAAGGCAAGATTTCATGCTAGGTACCCTCAACTTAAGCTTTCTAGATTCAAAACTGTGTCTTGGATCAATCTTTGTAATTGATATCCCTTTTTTCTCGATTTTCAGCAATGTAGTAGGGATAGCTGCTGATAGCTGGTTAACTATAATGGACCGCTTCCTCATACTAGGAGATGAGAACGCTGAGGAAAAAGCggaaatgaagaagaaaatgttGAAGCTGACTGATATATACTATGATGCTCTTGATGCACCCAAGAAAGGTGCTAAGGTCTATCTTTCTGACGAGCTGAAGCCTGACATATTCCCACATTACATGGAGCGTGATCAGAAGTTCAAGTCCACTTCTATTCTTGGAATGATCTATGACTTTTTTAAATCACAGACAGCAGATGAACACAGACCATCATCTGGTAATGGACCTTTACTCTTAGTGACTATACTAATGATCAGGACATATAAACAAATCATTACATCATCTTGAATATCTGTTTAACTGTGGTTTACAATTCAGAGATCAGTAAACTCTCGTGTTTCAAAGATGAGCCGGTTTCTGATTTTTACAAGGAGAAATGGGGACAGTTGTATAAAAACTACTTAAAGGAGATGTCCCAGGCCTTGAGGGACAAAGATGAATCAGCCAGTGAAGTTATTCAGAGACACAAGCAGGAGAAAGATGAATCAGCCAGTGAAGTGATTCAGAGATACAAGCAGGTAAGCTCTTTGATCTGATGCTACCAACAAAATTAATGGACGTCAGGAAACAATTCTGAAATTTTGTGTCTGTTTGTGTGTCAGGAGTTATATGGTGCTGCAGGGTTTGAAGATAGCAAGAAAACTCTGGAAGAACTTTATCCGCAAGCCTTGGCACTTTACAACATCGCTTACGACCATGCAatcgaaaagaaaaagattgggGGCTGTGGGTTTGCGTGGAAGGTTGCAGGACCGGTGCTGTGCAGGTTCTACCTGGAGAAAACGCAGGTGAAATCCTTCGTATCTTCACCCGCTGTGGTTAAAGAGCTTTGGGGATGAACACAAAGCATTTGTTGTTCTGCCTTCCTCTTCTTGTAGTATAAATAAGCCCTCTTTTGTTGTGATTATCATATAGTGTGAGTCAAGTATCTTATCTTAGTAAAAGCCTAAGCTATCCGTTCAAGATTATGGTGTAGttccttttgtttttagttCTAAATCCACCCTTATCCTCTAATGTATGATACTTTCTTTCATGTGTATATTTGCTTATGAAATGTTCTTGTAAGaaaattatgttaaatattGAACCTCTAATTACAACTATATGGGTTAGTTACCTCTGCTGCACCAGTGTTGAGTAATCTTGAAACTTGTAATATATATGTTCCAAGTTAAACGCTTTGAACCAGCCAAACGTCCTTGGACGAGACAGCCAGAAAATCCTGGAAGATCTCTACCGACAAGCCTTGGCATTTGATATTTGACAACATCGTTTGCCAGTTTGTCTAGAAGGTTGCAGGACCGGTCTGTGTAAATTCTACCTCAAGAAAGCGGAGGAGAAGTCAATCACACAGCCTGGTCCATAATAGGAAGGGATTTCATCACAGCTGTCCAATCTTTCTTCTTGTTTGGCTTCTTATCTAAGAGCATCAATACTACTCTGCTGTTCCTGGTACCAAAAACCACTACCGCTGATCGCATGACGAATTTTAGACCAATACATTGTTGCAATGTGATTTACAAGGTCATTTCCAGGATCATAGACAAGAGCCTCAAAGCAACTCTGCCAGAGGCTATCAAGCTCAACCAGTGTGCTTTTGTTGAGGGTAGACTACTACTAGAGAATGTCTTACCGGCAACAGAACTAGtaaaatattaccaaaaaatTCAGTCTCCACAAGAGCAGCAATCAAGCTAGATATCTCCAAGGTATTTGATACTGTTCAATGGTCTTTTATTGAAGCCACACTTTCGTTCATGAATTACCCGGAGCTGCATAGACACAACAGGGTTTTCAGTGTCAGTGAATGGGGAATTGGAGGGGTTTTTCTCTAGTGTTAGAGGCGTCCGTCAGGGTTGCTCCCTATCTCTTTGAAAAACGTCCTCTCCAAGATGCTAAACCCATCAGTCACTACTGGTAGTATAGGTTACCACCCTTGGTGCCGTGAGGTTAGCCTATCCCACCTGAGCTTTGCAGATGATGTAGTTGTATTCACTGATGGTTCTCCGGAATCGCTAGAGGGCACCCTTCGAGTCTTTGATGGTTTCACTCTCGCCTCGTACTTACTGTTCCGATTGTGGAATTGAATATTGTATGAAAAAAGCTCTAGGGGAGGCAGAGGGTTTGCAATTGGCGCCCTTTTCATATTTAGGCGGCCAGAAAATGTTTGCGTTTCGGTAATATATGACTAACAATAGGGGTATAAGTGCCAATCAACAATTATTAGTCTTTTTCAATTTATCATACGAAGTTGCGTGGCTCTTTCTTGTCAATCAATTTAACACAGTGAAAAGGTTTCTTTTTGGTTAGCCAATTAGACTTCTTCCTCTTTGTACTTATTCCTTCTCTGTGAAGTTTCCTTGCTTCTTTATAAAAGACTCACTCTAGACTCGGAAGAAGAAAAACCATACAAGAATAAGTGAACCAAAAAACAACAGAGAAAAATGGAAAACAGAACTACTAGTCAGTATGTTAACGGTGGCTATCAAGCTTCTTCACGGTCAGAGAACACTCTTCCTGGTCCGGTTGAAGCAGCTCTAGAAGAAATATACAGGAAACACAATCTTGGTCCGATAAATGATGAGACTAGGAAGAGACTATCTTTGGTTTCTGAGGAGTTAGCTTCAGATACTCTCAGGAAAGTCTTAAACTCTGAGCAAGTGAAGACGACCCTCGATAGATTCATCAACTTTTTGCTTGACCAGGCAACTAATCAATCTCTTGCTGCAAGACACCGTCTTCGTCTTCGAGGTCAGTTATCACAAAACAGAAAACAGTGAAAATATCTACTTTCTGATGCTCAAGAGTAGTTTACTACGTTTGCTTGTAGAAGAGATGTCTCTTGACTCTGAACCTCCTTCTCCCAAGTGTATGAAAAGAGAAAACTATGGAGGATCTCAGAACATTCCTCCTGAGATCTTAGCTTTGGGTGAACTTGAGTTTAAGAAGGCCTTTCTGTTGCTTAGCTACATTCCAGGGTATTTTTATGCCTGCAAGTTTTCAAtctattttatgtaatatttaccTTTTCTGTGATACTTTAGGAAAAAAGAACAAACAGTTTTGTATGTTTTATAGGAAATCTCTGGCTCAGGTTATAACTGCTGATGAGATCAGGCAGTGGAAGGATTTGCCTATGGTTGCATATGAGGTAGCTGTGTGGGACCGCTTGGGCCGGCGTTATTGTTCCCAGACAGACCGTAGAGTGGTATACATTGCTGCTTTTATATTTCATGATCGCATTTTCTAAAAGTATATTGACAAGAAACAGAGACTTACATACTTCCTTTTCTGCAGTCACTCGAATGGGATAGTGGGAAGACGCATTACTATCAGTGTCATGTTGCTTTTGACGGAAGTTACACACTCAAGGTTCCTTTCATTACACTCTTTAACTACTATTTTTTCATTAATGTTTGCATTTTCTCATGTAAAGTATTTGACATTGACTCAACATGCTGATACTTATGTTTACAGGGCcctcttcttgaacccactggAACACACCTGCACAAGGTCTTGGGTGATGATAATGTTTTGACGGTCAAGTTTGCAGATGTCCCCAAAAACTCGTCAACATATAGTAATGACCCTTACTCTGCATACAAAAGGATTGCCAAGAATGGTATCAGGATTGGGTTACGCAGTTATCAATTTTTTGGTGGGTCTATTTTCTCTTGACTAAGAATCATTCATGTCATTGCACATACAAACACtatttttcatttgttaaaTATTCTTTCTTTGGGTTTAAAAACTAGATATTTAGAGCTTGTTTCTTAACACACTGTTGAAACAGTTTCCAAAGGTGGAgggaaagaagagaagaagaagaaagacttTTCTACAAAGGGAGTGAAATGCTATTTTATACGCACAGACTCTACTTCTGCAAATGATATGGGAACCCCTTACATCTTTTCTGGCAAGTCAATTTATGAGGCTCGCATGCATTTTATGCATGTCCACACGTTGCCATCTCTGGCCAAGTATATGGCAAGGTACTCAAGTTTCTTCTCTGAGCCTCTACCGGAGGCATTGCCAATATATATGTTTCATCTTTGAGCATATTTGTTGATGCTTCAGGTTTTCATTAATTCTTTCAAAGACTAAGAAGCTTGAAGTTGACATGGCTGGGATAACCTTTGAAGAAATAGATGATATACACTGCCATGTACATCTTTCTTAATACATGTGTCCTTCAAGACTACGTCGTCTACTTAGAGTTGTCTCTAATGTGGTTCCAATTGCAGgataaaaacaataatgatgTTCTGGATAAGAATGGGAAACCATGTATACATTCAGATGGCACTGGCTACATCTCGGAGGACCTTGCTCGGATGTGTCCAGTAAATATATTTAAGGGAAAATGCCTCAGGAGTGATAGTGTTCAGGTATGTTCTCTATTTCCATGACAAAGGGAAATGTCCTAGGTTCACTTTGTTCACTCTCATGTTTCCTTATCATGTTTTTTTCATACTTAGGTGCAGGGAGCTTGTAAACAAGACCCGGTATGTAATAAAGTCTACACTACTCCCCTCTTTATGGTTGATTGTATTACTGAACAGAGCAGTAAAATTAATACTTTTCTTTCTTCCAAACAGCCTCTTCTGATCCAGTTCCGGATGTTTTATGAGGGCTATGCTGTTAAGGGAACTTTTCTCTTGAACAAGAAAGTAAGGCTGCTCTGGTTCTTTTTCACTACAAAAtccattttttgtttgtttaaatgTTTGCAAGTTATTTTCTTATCTTGCTTCAAATTTTGGCAGCTTCCTCCTGGGACTGTCCAGGTTCGACCTTCTATGATCAAGGTTTATAAAGATCCAGACTTGTCAAATTCTAGCACTTTTGACTCCTTGGAGGTAGTCACTACAAGGTTAGTCTGTTTCATGGATACTTCTTGTTTTGATACTAAAGTTGCTGATAGTAACATCTACTTGTTTCCATCATCCAGTAATCCACCAAACAGAGCAAGGCTATCAAGATACTTGGTTGCGCTGCTTAGCTATGGAGGAGTTCCTGATGACTTCTTTTTGAATATACTGCGCAACACATTGAAAGAGTCAAAAACCATCTTCAACAACAAGCGAGCTGCTCTTAAAGGTCCTCAACATTCCAAAGTCTCTATTTAACTTACGAGCTGCTTCTAAGAAGTCAgtcaatttattttttcagcTGCCCTTAATTATGGAGATATGGACGATCACAACGCTGCACAAATGATTTTGGCTGGTATCCCACTTGACGAACCACACTTGCAGGATCAGCTCtctatt is a genomic window containing:
- the LOC108833826 gene encoding probable RNA-dependent RNA polymerase 5 — its product is MITSSSTSQPRSVIVMVLPARLETVLEKVYSKHKCPPINDESRQRLSSIPEESAFDLLRKAFNSPVMNNLDRFIASKLAFTSFPAKSTPPSSSRSRVSQEEIYVDPEAPSLTRQVNGGSSPNIPPQLLALSELEFKKAFLLLSYIPGKDVGQVTITAEEIRGWKDLSMVAYEAAVWDSLGKKFCSPTDRRLPLECDSAKTRYYQCHVASDGSYTFKGPLLEPTGTHLHKVLGDDNVLTVKFADVPKNFSTDRYNTYRRIAKNGIMLGLRRYQFFVFKDGGKEEKKKDFSTKGVKCYFIRTDSTSANDMGTPYIFSGMSIYEARMHFMHVHTLPSLANYMARFSLILSKTKKLEVDLTGINFEKIDDIHCHDQNNNDVLDKNGKPCIHSDGTGYISEDLARMCPVNVFKGKCLRSDSVQTPVQDPPLLIQFRMFYDGYAVKGTFLLNKKLPPRTVQVRPSMIKVSKDPALSNFSTFDSLEVVTTSNPPKRTKLSRNLVALLSYGGIPDEFFLDTLLNTLEETKTIFNNKRAALKAALHYGDMDDQNAAQMILVGIPLDEPHLQDQLFTFSKTERKDLKAGKLPVSESYYLMGTVDPTGLLKEDEVCVILESGQISGDVLVYRNPGLHFGDIHVLKATYVKALEEYVGNSKYGVFFPQKGPRSLGDEIAGGDFDGDLYFISRNPELLEHFRPSEPWVSLTPPTKGNSARKPSHLSPQELEEELFDMFLKARFHASNVVGIAADSWLTIMDRFLILGDENAEEKAEMKKKMLKLTDIYYDALDAPKKGAKVYLSDELKPDIFPHYMERDQKFKSTSILGMIYDFFKSQTADEHRPSSEISKLSCFKDEPVSDFYKEKWGQLYKNYLKEMSQALRDKDESASEVIQRHKQEKDESASEVIQRYKQELYGAAGFEDSKKTLEELYPQALALYNIAYDHAIEKKKIGGCGFAWKVAGPVLCRFYLEKTQVKSFVSSPAVVKELWG
- the LOC108822351 gene encoding probable RNA-dependent RNA polymerase 5 isoform X2; its protein translation is MENRTTSQYVNGGYQASSRSENTLPGPVEAALEEIYRKHNLGPINDETRKRLSLVSEELASDTLRKVLNSEQVKTTLDRFINFLLDQATNQSLAARHRLRLREMSLDSEPPSPKCMKRENYGGSQNIPPEILALGELEFKKAFLLLSYIPGKSLAQVITADEIRQWKDLPMVAYEVAVWDRLGRRYCSQTDRRVSLEWDSGKTHYYQCHVAFDGSYTLKGPLLEPTGTHLHKVLGDDNVLTVKFADVPKNSSTYSNDPYSAYKRIAKNGIRIGLRSYQFFVSKGGGKEEKKKKDFSTKGVKCYFIRTDSTSANDMGTPYIFSGKSIYEARMHFMHVHTLPSLAKYMARFSLILSKTKKLEVDMAGITFEEIDDIHCHDKNNNDVLDKNGKPCIHSDGTGYISEDLARMCPVNIFKGKCLRSDSVQVQGACKQDPPLLIQFRMFYEGYAVKGTFLLNKKLPPGTVQVRPSMIKVYKDPDLSNSSTFDSLEVVTTSNPPNRARLSRYLVALLSYGGVPDDFFLNILRNTLKESKTIFNNKRAALKAALNYGDMDDHNAAQMILAGIPLDEPHLQDQLSIFSKTEKNDLKAGRLPVSESYYLMGTVDPTGELKEDEVCVILESGQISGNVLVYRNPGLHFGDIHVLKATYVKALEEYVGNSKYGVFFPQKGPRSLGDEIAGGDFDGDMYFISRNPELLEHLKPSHEPWVSSTPPNNINSAKKPSQLSQEELEEELFNMYLKTRFHASNVVGMAADSWLTKMDQFLTLGDDRAEEKSEMKKKMLKLIDIYYDALDAPKQGAEVNLPVELKPDIFPHYMERDQKFISTSILGLIYDLVKSQTSEESAEISKLTCFQDEPVSDSHMEKYGRWYDNYRKEMSQAMGNKDGSASEVIQKYKQEFYSGAAGFEDSMKSLEELYPQALALYNIVYDHAIKMKNVRNCGFVWKVAGPVLCRFYLAKTQGKSLVCSLAMLNELWG
- the LOC108822351 gene encoding probable RNA-dependent RNA polymerase 5 isoform X1, giving the protein MENRTTSQYVNGGYQASSRSENTLPGPVEAALEEIYRKHNLGPINDETRKRLSLVSEELASDTLRKVLNSEQVKTTLDRFINFLLDQATNQSLAARHRLRLREEMSLDSEPPSPKCMKRENYGGSQNIPPEILALGELEFKKAFLLLSYIPGKSLAQVITADEIRQWKDLPMVAYEVAVWDRLGRRYCSQTDRRVSLEWDSGKTHYYQCHVAFDGSYTLKGPLLEPTGTHLHKVLGDDNVLTVKFADVPKNSSTYSNDPYSAYKRIAKNGIRIGLRSYQFFVSKGGGKEEKKKKDFSTKGVKCYFIRTDSTSANDMGTPYIFSGKSIYEARMHFMHVHTLPSLAKYMARFSLILSKTKKLEVDMAGITFEEIDDIHCHDKNNNDVLDKNGKPCIHSDGTGYISEDLARMCPVNIFKGKCLRSDSVQVQGACKQDPPLLIQFRMFYEGYAVKGTFLLNKKLPPGTVQVRPSMIKVYKDPDLSNSSTFDSLEVVTTSNPPNRARLSRYLVALLSYGGVPDDFFLNILRNTLKESKTIFNNKRAALKAALNYGDMDDHNAAQMILAGIPLDEPHLQDQLSIFSKTEKNDLKAGRLPVSESYYLMGTVDPTGELKEDEVCVILESGQISGNVLVYRNPGLHFGDIHVLKATYVKALEEYVGNSKYGVFFPQKGPRSLGDEIAGGDFDGDMYFISRNPELLEHLKPSHEPWVSSTPPNNINSAKKPSQLSQEELEEELFNMYLKTRFHASNVVGMAADSWLTKMDQFLTLGDDRAEEKSEMKKKMLKLIDIYYDALDAPKQGAEVNLPVELKPDIFPHYMERDQKFISTSILGLIYDLVKSQTSEESAEISKLTCFQDEPVSDSHMEKYGRWYDNYRKEMSQAMGNKDGSASEVIQKYKQEFYSGAAGFEDSMKSLEELYPQALALYNIVYDHAIKMKNVRNCGFVWKVAGPVLCRFYLAKTQGKSLVCSLAMLNELWG